The nucleotide sequence TCCCGGCCCACTAACGAGGCGGCCGCCCTCCTTGGGGCCGACGCGCTCCTTTACATACGCGTAACCGACTGGGACAAGGACAGCTTCCTTCCGTACGCTTCCCTGAGCATAGAGGCCTCATTCGAGCTCCGCTCGGCCGCGGGGCAGCTACTCTGGAAAGCCGACCACAGGAGCAGGGAATCGGACCTTAACCTGGACAGGGCGCCCATGCACCTCGCCATGTACAAGGCCTATGAGCCGAGGGTGCAGAAGTTCGTGGACGCCGTATTCACGACCCTGCCGCCGGGGAAGGCTGAGGAGCGGGCTAAAAAGACCTATTTCAAATGGCTGCCCTGACAGGGGCTCCTGAGAGGGGGGAGAAATTCCATCGGAAGATGAAGCATATCCCGAACCTCCTTACGGTCCTGAGGATAGCACTCGTCCCGGTCTTTCTCTATTTCGTCGTTATCGAGGAGCTTTACACGGCGGCCGCCATTTTCATAATAGCGGGGGTCACTGACGGGATAGACGGCTTCCTCGCGCGCAGGTATGATCTCAGGACCGAGTTCGGCGCCTACCTGGACCCGTTCGCGGACAAGTTCCTCCTTATGAGCGCGTACATTGCGCTCACGGCCAAGGGGCTCCTGCCGCTCTGGCTCACGATACCCGTCGTACTCAAGGATTCTTTCCTTCTGGCCGGAGTCATGGCGCTCCGCGGCATGGGCAGAAAGGTCACTGCGTCCCCGAGCGTTTTCGGAAAATCCACGACGGTATTGCAGATACTGACTGTCGTCTATGCCATGCTCATCGGCAGAGACGCCTTTTTCCCGTTCCTGGCCGGGGCCACGGCTTTGATTACGGTTTACACCTGGATAGACTACTCGAGGAGGGAGTATCTCATCCAGACGGGCAGGAAGTAAGGGCAACCTCTAAAAATTGATCTTTTTCCCGGACTCTGCGTCAGGCCAGGAATAAAAATGCTCACATATTCGCATATATGCTCCGCTTTTTATTCCAGACCTTCCTTGATTGCGTGAAAAATCTCTAATTTTTAGAGTTGCCTAAGGTCTGCGGCTCTCGCCTTAAAGGTCTCGCTTCCCGGCCCTCATCTTTCGCACCGTGATTCGCAAGCGGAACCGACCATGAGATATAGATTCTATTCCACGACCGAGAAGGCCTGGGACGCGATGCTCGAGGCCATATCTGAGGCGAGGGAGTCCATCTACCTCGAGATGTACATTTTCGTGGACAACACCCCCAGGCACGCCTTCTTCGAGGCGATCAAGAGAAAAGCGCGCGAGGGCGTGCGCGTGAAGATAATCATCGACTCCTTCGGGAGCTCGGAATTGAGCAGGGAAGCCATAGAGGATATTCGGGGGTCCGGGGCGGAGCTCATGCTCTTCAGCCGCTGGTTCCGCCACACGCACAAAAAGATACTCATCGTCGACGAGAAGGTCGCTTTCATAGGCGGGGTCAACATCCACCGGGTATTTCTAAAGTGGAAGGACCTGCAGATTCGCCTCGAAGGGCCGATAGTGAATAACGTCAGCTGTTCCTTTGCCCGGACATACATCATGTGCGGAGGGAGAGACTCATCGGTAGTGCGCTTCTGCGAAAGGAGGGCGAGGCTCGGGGAAAGGGCGCGCATCTGGTTCCTCGAGCACCAGCCCCCGAGCGGCAAGAGGCTCATAAAGAAGCACTACAGGAGCGCCATAGCCAGGGCCCGGAAAAGCATCGTGATAGTGACGCCGTATCTTTTCCCGAGGCGGTGGATGGTAGCGCTCCTCCATCAGGCCGTGCTCCGGGGCGTGGAAGTCGAGATGATACTGCCGCGCCGCACCGACCACCGGCTCATCACGAAGACGAACTTCTTCTACATATCAGCGCTCGCGTCGACCGGAATAAGGTTCCACATCCAGAACGAGATGAATCACGCGAAGGTCCTTTTGGTCGACGGAAAGGAAGGGGTCGTGGGCTCGCAGAACCTCGACATACTGTCATTCGACTACGGGATTGAGGCCGGGGTGTGCTTCAGGGAAAGGGAGATGATAGAGGACCTTGAGCGCATCATAGAGGAATGGAAGGCCGACTCCGTCCCGTTCGACCCCTCGATGTACAGGGAGAAGTGGCTTGATTTCCTTATAGCGCCTGTCATACGGCTATTTCAGACGATAATGTAGGGACAGGGCAGGGTGCGTTATTCGCACTCTTAACAGCAAAAACCTTTTCCGCGCTTCCGCGCGGTTCGGGGCAAGACTCGCTTGTCCCCCTCCCCGTTCACGCTCTTCCTCCCTTATGCAGCGCTCGCCTTGCCCTCCGGGGTTTGTTTCAAGACAAAAAAACTATATCTTTTTCTTTTTGCATTTCAAACCACACCCGGGCATAAGGCGTTGCGAGCATAAGGCTGGGGGAAGGGCGAGCGGTAGCGAGAGCCTTATGCCCAAAAAAGAGCGGCAGCGCGTTAAAAAGCCTTTTTGGAAAGAATAAAAAAAATCCCCCACCTTAAAAAGGAGGGGGATTCATTTCCCTCGTTTAAATTAACAGCTTGCTGAAAAACTCCGTTTTATTCAGGCTGCTCAAAAAGCTCCAGATGCGAGGCCCCAATTGGACAGGGGAGCGAGGAATGAGGCGTACTTTTCGTGTACGCCGGAGTGTCCAGTGACGAAGACAACGAAGCAGATGGACTTTTTCAGCAGCCTGCTAAATCAGAACGCCTCCGGCATCCCCTTTAGCTCCGACAGCCTGAAGACCGGGCCGCACTGGCATACGTAGATGCTGTTTATCTGGCAGTGGCCGCATTTGCCGACCCCGCATTTCATCCGCCTCTCAAGAGAAACGAAGATGTCTTCCGAGCCGATCCCCCTGGCATTGAGGCTCAATATCACGAACTTGTACATGACCGGCGGGCCGATTATGACGCCAGCGGTATTCATGTGGCTCATCTCTATCTTGGGGATGAGGGCGGTCACGAGGCCTGTATGCCCCTTCCAGAGCCCGTCGGGCCTGTCTACGGTTGCCTGAATATCGAGGCCGCGCCGCCTCCAGCCGTCCATCTCTTCGGCAAATAGCATCTCCTCCGGGGTCTTCGCGCCGTAGATAAGCGTAAGCCTCCCGAAGCGCTCGGGCTTCTCGATCACGGCCTTAAGAAGCGAGCGCATGGGCACTATGCCTATGCCGCCGGCCACGAATACTATGTCTTTCCCCTCCAGTGCGTGGAGGTCAAAGCCCCTGCCGAACGGCCCCCTGAGCCAGATGCGGTCGCCCTTACGGAGCTTGTGGAAGGCGTTCGTCAGGTTTCCCACGGCCCTTATGCATAGCTCGATCTTTTTCTCTCCGGGCCCGGAGGTAATGGAGATGGGCGCCTCCCCGTAGCCGGGGAGCCCGACCATGAAGAACTGGCCCGGCCCGTAGTCGAGGAGCGATTCATTCGAGGGGGCTACTACGAAAAGCCTCTCCTTTTCGCTCACCCTTATAGAGCGCTCCACCATCCCCAGGAACGGGAGATAGGGGGAGTCCATGCCCCTTGAGAGCGCCTCTTCCTTATGTTCCGGCATTTTCGCGTATGAGCTCATTTGTTACGTCCACTATGTTTATTTTTACCAGGCACGATCTCGAACACCTGCCGCACCCCACGCAGAAGAGCGAATCAAAGGTGTCAGTGAGATACCTGAACTTCCTGTTGAACCTGTGCCTTAGCCTTTCGGCCCGGGTCTTCCTGAAGTTGTGCCCTCCGGCCACCTTCGCGAAGTCTTCGAGCGTGCAGCCGTCCCAGGTCCTTACCCTCTCGCCTTCGGCGAGGCTTGCCCCGACCTCGTCCCTCACGTCGAAGCAGTAGCAGGTAGGGCAGACGTTATTGCAGGAGCCGCAGCCGGTGCATATAGCGCCTATCTTCTCCCAGACCCGGCTTTCGTCGCTTCTGGCGTATATTGCCGGAAGCTCTTCTGGCGAGGCGTCGAGCTTTGCCCTGAAGGCAAGGCGCCGCCTTTCGTTGGCTTCCTCAAGCTCTTTAAGCGCCGATTTTCCGGGCTCTCGCGTCCGGGCGTATTTATCCAGAAGCTCCAAGCCCCGCTCGCTCCCGATCCTTACGAGGTACCCCCCGCCTATCTTATGAAGGAACAGGTCGAAGCCATCTTCGACTTCGCCGGTGCCGAGGCTGTCGCAGAAGCAGTATTCGTCCGGCATGCAGTCCGCGCCTATGATGATGGTATGTTCGCGCCTGAAAAGATAGTTCGGGTCCGCCACACCGTGGGCGAAGACCCTGTCCATCAATGCGAGCGCCCTTATGTCGCAGGGATGCAGGCCGAAAAGGACCTGCCTTTCCGCCTCTATTACCGGGACATGGGTGGATGACTGCATGTTGAATTTGAGGAGCACCTCCCTTTGCGGGAAGAGGAACCCCTTTGCCGAAAGGTGGCTCGGCGACTGCGTAAGCTTAAGCTCACCAGCGTCCGAGACCTCCCCGAAAGCGGGGAAGCCGTCTTTCTCAATTGTTCCGTAGACCTTGTATTCACGTACCAGGCCTTTTACGAGGGAATTGAGCGCCCTGTCAGGTAAGTATTTGAATTTCGGAGTCTTTTCCATACAAGGGAATTATATCAGGGCGAAAAAAACATGTCTATACCTGAAACAGGGTTTTTTGAATTTTTCCAGCTCTCGTTTTGAACGGCCCTTTCAGGGGTGTTAATACTTGACAATTTTGATAAGGTATATTAGATTGTAAAAGTAGCATGGTTTTTCTTACGCATGGAAGGGAGTTTAAGTGAGGTTATCTACAAAAGGTCAATACGCGGTGCGGGCGATGGTGAACCTGGCCTGCCATTCCGGCGAAAAACCAGTGACCTTGAAGGACATTTCGGCTGAGGAAGGCATCTCGCTCTCCTATCTTGAGCAGCTTTTCGTGAAGCTCAGGAAGGGAAAGATAGTCAAAAGCGTTAGGGGCCCCGGCGGCGGATAT is from Deltaproteobacteria bacterium and encodes:
- a CDS encoding 4Fe-4S dicluster domain-containing protein, with product MEKTPKFKYLPDRALNSLVKGLVREYKVYGTIEKDGFPAFGEVSDAGELKLTQSPSHLSAKGFLFPQREVLLKFNMQSSTHVPVIEAERQVLFGLHPCDIRALALMDRVFAHGVADPNYLFRREHTIIIGADCMPDEYCFCDSLGTGEVEDGFDLFLHKIGGGYLVRIGSERGLELLDKYARTREPGKSALKELEEANERRRLAFRAKLDASPEELPAIYARSDESRVWEKIGAICTGCGSCNNVCPTCYCFDVRDEVGASLAEGERVRTWDGCTLEDFAKVAGGHNFRKTRAERLRHRFNRKFRYLTDTFDSLFCVGCGRCSRSCLVKINIVDVTNELIRENAGT
- a CDS encoding CDP-alcohol phosphatidyltransferase family protein, whose translation is MKHIPNLLTVLRIALVPVFLYFVVIEELYTAAAIFIIAGVTDGIDGFLARRYDLRTEFGAYLDPFADKFLLMSAYIALTAKGLLPLWLTIPVVLKDSFLLAGVMALRGMGRKVTASPSVFGKSTTVLQILTVVYAMLIGRDAFFPFLAGATALITVYTWIDYSRREYLIQTGRK
- a CDS encoding phosphatidylserine/phosphatidylglycerophosphate/cardiolipin synthase family protein codes for the protein MRYRFYSTTEKAWDAMLEAISEARESIYLEMYIFVDNTPRHAFFEAIKRKAREGVRVKIIIDSFGSSELSREAIEDIRGSGAELMLFSRWFRHTHKKILIVDEKVAFIGGVNIHRVFLKWKDLQIRLEGPIVNNVSCSFARTYIMCGGRDSSVVRFCERRARLGERARIWFLEHQPPSGKRLIKKHYRSAIARARKSIVIVTPYLFPRRWMVALLHQAVLRGVEVEMILPRRTDHRLITKTNFFYISALASTGIRFHIQNEMNHAKVLLVDGKEGVVGSQNLDILSFDYGIEAGVCFREREMIEDLERIIEEWKADSVPFDPSMYREKWLDFLIAPVIRLFQTIM
- a CDS encoding FAD/NAD(P)-binding protein; protein product: MPEHKEEALSRGMDSPYLPFLGMVERSIRVSEKERLFVVAPSNESLLDYGPGQFFMVGLPGYGEAPISITSGPGEKKIELCIRAVGNLTNAFHKLRKGDRIWLRGPFGRGFDLHALEGKDIVFVAGGIGIVPMRSLLKAVIEKPERFGRLTLIYGAKTPEEMLFAEEMDGWRRRGLDIQATVDRPDGLWKGHTGLVTALIPKIEMSHMNTAGVIIGPPVMYKFVILSLNARGIGSEDIFVSLERRMKCGVGKCGHCQINSIYVCQCGPVFRLSELKGMPEAF